Proteins encoded by one window of Moorella humiferrea:
- a CDS encoding protein-glutamate methylesterase/protein-glutamine glutaminase, with protein MNLPVKVLVVDDSAFIRRVVGDILANDPEIQVVGTARNGKEALEKASLLAPDVITLDVEMPVMDGLETLEKLMAQKPVAVIMLSAHTEAGAVVTLRALELGAVDFVLKPQKTVEVKELAQILPEKVKAAARIPPRRLCLGKPCREIVPAPLLSAGMGRFDVVAVGTSTGGPAALQQVLTRLPADFPIGIVIVQHMPPGFTAALARRLNELSALEIREAQEGDVVGPGVVLIAPAGKQMVVERKGSVVRTHLTEDAGIPTIFKPSADVLFLSVATVYGKRSLGVILTGMGNDGLRGLRAIKEQGGMVLAQDEETSIVYGMPRAAVEAGLADLVLPLPAIAGEIVSLVTSGPPYSKGENTQWRF; from the coding sequence GTGAACTTGCCAGTTAAGGTGCTGGTCGTCGACGATTCCGCCTTTATCCGGCGCGTGGTCGGCGATATTTTGGCTAATGATCCCGAAATCCAGGTGGTGGGGACCGCCCGCAACGGCAAGGAGGCTTTAGAGAAGGCCTCTCTCCTGGCCCCCGACGTAATAACCCTGGATGTGGAAATGCCGGTTATGGATGGCCTGGAAACCCTGGAAAAACTTATGGCCCAAAAACCGGTGGCCGTAATCATGCTTTCCGCCCACACCGAAGCCGGGGCGGTAGTAACCTTAAGGGCTCTAGAGCTGGGGGCCGTCGATTTCGTTTTAAAACCGCAAAAAACAGTAGAAGTAAAAGAGCTGGCGCAAATATTGCCGGAAAAAGTAAAGGCCGCGGCCCGCATCCCACCGCGGCGTCTCTGTCTGGGCAAACCTTGCCGGGAGATCGTCCCGGCACCTTTATTATCCGCGGGCATGGGCCGCTTTGATGTCGTAGCCGTCGGCACTTCTACGGGTGGCCCGGCGGCGCTACAGCAGGTCCTCACCAGGCTTCCCGCCGATTTTCCCATCGGCATCGTAATTGTTCAGCATATGCCTCCCGGTTTCACCGCAGCCCTGGCCCGCCGCTTAAACGAGCTTTCCGCCCTGGAAATCAGGGAAGCGCAGGAAGGTGATGTCGTAGGTCCTGGCGTGGTTCTCATTGCTCCAGCGGGAAAACAAATGGTCGTTGAAAGAAAGGGAAGCGTGGTTAGGACGCATCTCACGGAAGACGCCGGCATACCTACCATTTTTAAACCGTCGGCCGACGTGCTTTTCCTTTCGGTTGCCACCGTATACGGCAAACGCAGCCTGGGAGTGATACTTACAGGTATGGGAAACGATGGATTGCGCGGGCTCAGGGCCATTAAAGAACAAGGCGGTATGGTTTTAGCCCAGGATGAAGAAACGTCCATTGTATACGGCATGCCCCGGGCGGCGGTGGAAGCCGGCCTGGCCGATCTAGTTTTACCGCTGCCGGCCATTGCCGGCGAGATAGTATCCCTTGTTACTTCTGGCCCTCCTTACAGTAAAGGAGAGAACACCCAATGGAGGTTCTAG
- a CDS encoding zinc-ribbon domain containing protein, with product MFYQDKILTCKECGSEFVFTAGQQEFFAEKGFTNEPSRCPECRAARKARQGNGQRRHDFRSGPRQMYRAVCSQCGMVTEVPFEPRGDRPVYCRDCYNSMKVRSYR from the coding sequence ATGTTTTATCAAGACAAGATCCTGACCTGCAAAGAGTGTGGAAGCGAGTTTGTCTTTACTGCCGGTCAGCAGGAATTTTTCGCCGAAAAGGGTTTTACCAATGAACCTTCACGTTGTCCCGAGTGCCGGGCGGCCCGCAAGGCCCGCCAGGGCAACGGCCAGCGGCGTCATGACTTCCGCTCCGGGCCGCGGCAGATGTACAGGGCCGTATGTAGCCAGTGTGGTATGGTAACAGAAGTGCCCTTTGAACCCCGGGGCGACAGGCCGGTATACTGCCGCGACTGTTACAATTCAATGAAGGTGCGGAGCTACCGCTAG
- a CDS encoding chemotaxis protein CheA, with the protein MSELDMSQYLGIFLDEAEEQLQQLDEAIVKLEQSPDDIELLNTIFRAAHTLKGSSASMGFNRLATLTHRMENVLDLLRQGKMAVNREIIDVLLASLDRLRLLKDGLAAGSGESGEIDDVVARLESVLAPQKAAGDAAEKGGGHNLTLDDIEENVIRAAQVKGFNPYEIQVRLEQGCQMKGARAYLVFNNLKDVGEIIKSIPHTQDLEAERFDDTFTLVLVSREDADTLANIVKSISEIQEVVVRPIRLAEDMEKTTRKAPAAGGGEGPISQAEGRGGENRITQTVRVDVQRLENLMNLVGELVIDRTRLAEVGNGLKARLGSEELLETLEEVSMHIGRITSDLQEEIMKARMFPIDQVFNRFPRMVRDLARKAGKEIDFIVEGRETELDRTVIEEIGDPLIHLLRNAIDHGIEDPAERLKAGKPRRGTVRLRAFHQENQIVITVEDDGAGMDPEKIKAKAVEKGLISREAAARLHPREALDLIFQPGFSTADKVTDVSGRGVGMDIVRAHLEKINGTIDIRTTPGKGTCFTIKLPLTLAINRSLLVQNGGQVYAFPLANVIEIISITPAEIQYVHRQQVVVVRGRVLPLVYLGHALGQARELPPGESYAVVIVGLAEKQIGFIVENLIGEQEIVIKSLGNFIGKIPGIAGATIMGDGSVALILDVRSLIDGLGVEANRELAS; encoded by the coding sequence ATGAGCGAACTGGATATGTCCCAGTATCTGGGCATTTTCCTTGACGAAGCAGAAGAACAGCTGCAGCAGCTGGATGAAGCTATTGTCAAGCTGGAGCAGTCCCCAGACGACATTGAATTGTTGAATACCATTTTCCGGGCGGCCCACACCCTCAAAGGTTCCTCGGCTTCTATGGGTTTTAACCGCCTGGCCACCCTGACCCATCGTATGGAAAACGTCCTTGACCTACTCCGTCAGGGCAAAATGGCCGTTAACCGGGAAATAATCGACGTTCTGCTGGCCAGTCTGGATAGACTGCGGTTGTTAAAAGACGGCCTGGCCGCCGGCAGTGGCGAATCCGGGGAAATAGACGATGTCGTTGCCCGCCTGGAGAGCGTTTTAGCCCCCCAAAAGGCGGCGGGGGATGCCGCGGAAAAGGGCGGCGGGCACAACTTAACATTAGATGATATAGAGGAAAATGTCATTCGCGCCGCCCAGGTGAAAGGGTTCAATCCTTATGAGATCCAGGTGCGCCTGGAGCAAGGATGCCAGATGAAGGGGGCGCGGGCCTACCTCGTTTTCAACAATCTTAAGGATGTCGGTGAGATAATCAAAAGCATACCCCATACCCAGGATTTAGAAGCCGAACGGTTTGACGACACCTTTACCCTGGTTCTGGTGAGCCGCGAAGACGCCGACACCCTGGCGAACATCGTCAAGTCCATATCGGAAATTCAAGAAGTAGTTGTGCGTCCTATAAGACTTGCCGAAGACATGGAAAAAACGACCCGGAAAGCGCCTGCGGCGGGGGGCGGCGAGGGTCCCATTTCCCAGGCGGAAGGACGGGGAGGAGAGAACCGGATAACCCAAACGGTGCGGGTAGACGTTCAGCGCCTGGAAAACCTTATGAATCTGGTGGGGGAACTGGTAATCGACCGCACCAGGCTGGCGGAGGTAGGCAACGGTTTAAAGGCCCGGCTGGGCAGCGAAGAATTGCTGGAAACCCTTGAGGAAGTATCCATGCACATAGGCCGCATTACCTCCGACCTCCAGGAAGAGATCATGAAGGCGCGCATGTTCCCCATTGACCAGGTTTTCAACCGCTTTCCCCGTATGGTGAGGGATCTGGCCCGCAAGGCCGGAAAAGAGATCGACTTTATTGTTGAAGGTCGGGAAACCGAGCTGGACCGTACAGTAATCGAAGAGATAGGCGATCCCCTCATTCATTTACTGCGCAACGCCATCGATCATGGCATAGAAGATCCGGCAGAGCGGTTGAAGGCCGGTAAACCGCGTCGCGGGACGGTGCGGCTGCGCGCCTTTCACCAGGAAAACCAGATCGTCATCACCGTGGAAGACGACGGCGCCGGTATGGATCCAGAAAAGATTAAGGCCAAGGCGGTAGAGAAAGGTTTGATCAGCCGCGAGGCCGCCGCCCGCTTGCATCCCCGGGAGGCTCTGGACCTCATCTTTCAACCGGGATTTTCCACAGCTGATAAGGTTACAGACGTCTCCGGCCGCGGGGTAGGTATGGACATTGTCCGTGCCCATTTAGAAAAAATTAACGGCACCATTGACATACGCACCACCCCGGGCAAAGGCACCTGCTTTACCATCAAGCTTCCCCTTACCCTGGCCATTAACCGTTCCCTTTTGGTCCAGAACGGCGGCCAGGTATATGCCTTTCCCCTGGCCAACGTCATTGAAATCATCAGCATTACCCCCGCCGAAATCCAGTACGTCCATCGCCAGCAGGTAGTAGTAGTACGCGGGCGCGTCCTGCCCCTTGTATATCTTGGGCATGCCTTGGGGCAGGCCCGCGAACTGCCGCCCGGAGAAAGCTATGCCGTCGTAATTGTCGGCCTGGCGGAAAAACAAATTGGCTTTATCGTCGAAAATTTAATCGGCGAGCAGGAAATCGTAATCAAGTCCCTGGGCAATTTTATCGGCAAGATACCGGGCATTGCCGGTGCGACGATCATGGGCGACGGCAGTGTGGCCCTAATACTCGATGTTAGGAGCCTAATTGACGGCCTGGGAGTGGAAGCAAACCGTGAACTTGCCAGTTAA
- a CDS encoding radical SAM protein has translation MEVLEHCTLCPRSCGVNRLAGERGFCRAGALPKVARAFLHKWEEPCLSGTRGSGTVFFSHCNMRCIYCQNYRISWQGRGREITVADLNGIFLDLQASGAHNINLVSPTPYIPVIIPALIEAKEEGLNIPVVYNSNAYETVAALRSLEGLVDIYLPDLKYIDAATAGRYSHAPDYFSAATAAILEMYRQVGTLTFDEGGMARRGLLIRHLLLPGQVKAACRILDWIRDNLPRETYVSLMAQYVPVWQAGRCPEINRPITAAEYEAFLDYFEALGLENGYCQGLEASTTAYIPEF, from the coding sequence ATGGAGGTTCTAGAACACTGCACCCTTTGTCCCCGGTCCTGCGGTGTAAACCGCCTAGCCGGTGAACGCGGTTTTTGCCGCGCCGGGGCCCTGCCGAAGGTGGCCAGGGCCTTCCTGCACAAGTGGGAAGAACCCTGTCTGAGCGGCACCAGGGGATCGGGAACGGTGTTTTTTTCCCACTGCAACATGCGCTGCATTTACTGTCAGAACTATCGCATCAGCTGGCAGGGTAGAGGGCGGGAAATAACTGTAGCCGATTTAAATGGGATTTTTCTCGACCTTCAGGCCAGTGGTGCCCACAACATAAATTTAGTTTCGCCGACACCCTATATACCCGTGATCATCCCCGCCCTTATCGAAGCGAAAGAAGAAGGGCTTAACATCCCGGTGGTTTATAACAGCAATGCCTATGAAACCGTTGCTGCTTTACGCTCTCTGGAAGGCCTGGTAGATATCTATCTCCCGGATCTCAAATATATCGACGCCGCCACCGCCGGTCGTTATAGCCATGCCCCGGATTATTTCAGCGCGGCGACGGCGGCTATACTGGAAATGTACAGGCAGGTAGGCACCCTGACCTTCGATGAAGGGGGCATGGCCAGGCGCGGTCTTTTAATTCGTCATCTACTGTTACCTGGTCAGGTAAAAGCCGCCTGCCGGATCCTCGACTGGATCAGGGACAACCTGCCCAGGGAAACTTATGTCAGCCTGATGGCCCAGTACGTTCCCGTCTGGCAGGCAGGACGATGCCCCGAGATTAATCGCCCCATAACGGCCGCCGAATATGAAGCCTTCCTTGATTATTTTGAGGCCTTAGGCTTAGAAAATGGTTATTGTCAGGGATTGGAAGCCTCTACAACGGCTTATATCCCTGAATTCTAG